In the genome of Candidatus Tectomicrobia bacterium, the window CTCCTCAGCCGGGGCCAGGAGATCCACGGCTCGCGCTACTGCTCGATGCTGGAGCTCCGGCAATCCCTGGAACTCGTCCGCCAGGGGCGGATCAAGCCCGTCGTCACCGAGACCTTCAAGCTCGAGGAGACCGAGAAGGGCTTCCAGATGCTTGAAAAGAACGAGATTACCGGGCGCGCCGCAGTGGTGTTCGGATAGGCGGCGCTTCCCCGGCATATAAAGCGGGCGGCCCGGGGGGGGTCATGAGGCGGGAAAAATCCTGGCGGAATCCTGATTCGGCTGCGTAGGAGGGATCGCATGGCCAATACGACCGATACCGTGATGGCGAAGCAGGAGCGCCGCGTCCGGGCGCAGTGGAAGGGGAACTGCAAGGTGGAGCTCAAGGCCCGGAGCCTCGCCTGGATGGCGGACGAACCCAAGGCGGCGGGAGGGGAGGATGCCGGGCCCACCCCGCGGGAGATGGCCCTGGGGGCGCTCGCGGCCTGCGTCACCATCGTCACCCATAAAGTGGCCGAGGATTTGAAGTTCCGCTATTCGGACCAGTCCATCGAGGTCCGGGGCACGGCCGACCCGCGCGGGGCCAAGGACGCCGACAACGGCATCAGCCCCAACTTCGACCATGTGCAGGTCAAGATCACCCTGGTGACGGACGAGCCCGAGGAGCGCGTGGCCGAGCTCAAGCGCCAGCACAAGGGCCGCTGCCCCATCTCGGCCCTCTTCCGGGAGAGCGGCTGCGGCCTCGAGGAGGAATGGATCGTCAAGCGGCCGTGAAGGGGGAAGATTGCAGGGGCGAGGCATGCCTCGCTCCATACGGATGCGGCCGCGCGATATGCCCCGTAGGGGCAGGCCCCTGCGCCTGCCCTGCGAGACAAGGGCGGCCACGTGCGCCACACAAAAAAGGGGGGAGCCCACCGGCTCCCCCCTTCCCTTTCGCGCCAACTGCCGCTGTCTAACCCTTCAGGTGCTTGTTCAGGAAGGCCACCGTCTTCGCCCAAGCGTCATCGGCCGCCTTCTGGTTGTAGCGGGCGCCGCCGGTGTCGTTGTGGAAGGCGTGCTCGACGTTGGGGTAGGTTTCCGAGACGAAGTTCTTCCCCGCCTTCTTCAGGGCGTCCAGGTAGGCCGGGACGCGCTCGTTCACCCGCTTGTCGTTCCCGGCGTAGATGAGGAAGAGAGGAGCCTGGATCTTGGGGACCACGGCGGGGTCGGGCGGGAACCCATAGAAGGCCACCGCCGCGTCGAGGGTGGGCTCGTTCGCGGCGAGGAGGTTCACCATCGCCCCGCCCCAGCAGAAGCCGACCGTTCCCACTTTACCCCCGGCGACCTGGGGGGACTTGTTGAGGAATGCCACTCCGGCGCGCAGGTCGGCCAGGGCGTCCTCGCGCGCGAGGTCGCGGATGGCGGCGATGGCCTGCTCCTGGACGGGCGGGGTTCCGCCCTTGCGGGAGAGGAGGTCCGGGGCGATGGCGTGGAGGCCCGCCACGGCGGCCTTCCGGGCCACATCGCGGATGTGGTCGTTCAGGCCCCGGTTCTCGTGGATGACGATCACCGCGGGGAGGGCCCCCGCTCCCTTGGGCCGGGCCTGGTAGGCCTTCACGGGGCCCGCCGGGCCCGGGTAGCTGACCTCTCCCGCCTGCAGCTTGGGGTCATCGGGGGCGACCTTGGCGGCTTCGGCGTTACCCTCCAGCAAGGGGAGGATGGAGGTGGCGGCCGCGGCGCCCCCGGCCAGTTGGGTCAGCCGGCTCATGAACTCCCGGCGGGGCATGGGGGTGTGCCGGAACTCGTCGTACAGGTCGATGATGGCGCGGTTCATGCCGTTCTCCTCGGTCGGATGGGGCGGCGCGCCTCGCGCCCGGGGGCCGAGGCTTCGGGTGTGTCTTTACTAACACGCGGAGGGGGGTTCGAGTTTCGGCGGCTTTCTATGCCAGGCGGGCCTTCGCGTAACGGGCGAATTCCGCGAAAATCCGTCCACGCTGGACCGATTTTCATCTGCATCCTATTTTCGGAGCGGGTGGCCCTGAAACGCCATGAAGGGAGGCTTCGCATGCCGGCTGCGAGGGAAGGTGCCGCAATCCACCCGCGTCCCGCCTCGGGCGCAACCGCGGCGCGGCCGGCCAGGGCGAGGGAGAGACGGTGACACCCCGCGAGTGCCTCATCCTCTTCGCGCGCCCGCCCCGCCCCGGCCAGGTGAAGACGCGCCTCTCCCCCCTCCTGGGCCCGGAGGGCGCGGCCGGGCTCTACGAGGCCTTCCTCCTGGACGCCGCCCGGCTGGCGCGGGAGTTTCGGGCGGCGCGGCCGGGCCTTGGGCTAGTGGCCGAATGGGCGCTCGGGGAGGGAGAAGACGCCTCCGCCCTCCCCCTCTCCGCCTGGCTCCCCGGGCCCTTCCGTCACCGGGCCCAGGCGGGAGCCGACCTGGGGGCGCGGATGGCCTCGGCGCTGGAGCGGGCGCTCATGGAAAGCGCGGCGGCCGTCCTCATCGGGACGGATTTCCCCGACCTTCCGGCGCGCATCCTGGCCGACGCCTTCGACGCGCTCGCGGCGCCTTCCTCGAAGCCGGTCCGCGCGGCCATCGGGCCCGCCGGGGACGGCGGCTACTACCTCATCGGCCTGAGCGCGCCGAGGCGGGAGATCTTCGAGGGCATCGCCTGGGGGACGGAAGGGGTGTTCGACGCCACGGTGCACAAGCTGCTGGCGCTGGAGGCGGAGGTTTCGGTCCTGGACCGCTGGGAGGACGTGGACTCCCCCGCCGCCCTGGAGGCGCTGCGCCTGCGGCTGGCGGCCCGGCCGGCGGAGGTGGCGCGGCACACCCGCGAATGGCTGGGGGGAGAACCTTAAATTTCGAGTTGAACACCGAATTCGACCACGCGGTCGGAAGGAATCCGGAAGTAGAGCGCGGCGCTGCGGGAATTGCGGGACATGAACATGAAGAGTTCTTTCCGCCAGCGCGGCATGCCGGACGCCCTTTGGCGCCCGATGAGGAGGGTTTCCTTGCCGAGGAAGTAGGAATGCGTTCCCTCCCTGAACTTGAAATCCTTGAAATCGATCTGCAACAGGGCGGTCGGCACGTTCGGGTCCTGCATGAAGCCGTAGCGGAGCTTGATCCGGTACATGCCGTCCGCGACCACTTCCATCTGCGCCCGCTCTCTCCAATTGACGGCGGGGATCTCCTCCACGATCACCGAGAGCAGGATCACCCGCTCGTGCAGGACCTTGTTGTGCGCCAGGTTGTGCTGCAGCGTCGCCGGGATGCCCCTGGGATTGCCCGTGAGGTAGATGGCGATGCCGGGCACGCGGACGGGCGGGCTCTTCCGGATCGTCTCGAGGAACTCATCGACCGACTGGGTTTCCTCGCGGAGCTTGTCGCTCAAGTACTTTCTCCCGCGCGCCCAAGTGGTCATAAAAGCGAAGACGGCGGCGGCGACCGTGAGGGGGAACCATCCGCCCGACGCGATCTTGACGATGTTCGCCCCGAAGAAGGCCATGTCCACGATCAGGAAGGCTCCGATCAGGATGAGCGCCGGGAGAGCCCCCCATCTCCAGAATTCGCGCACGACGAAATACAGCAGGACGGTCGTGACGAGCATGGTGGTGCTCACCGCCACGCCGTAGGCGTTAGCCAGGTTGCCCGACCGCCGGAACGCCAAGACGAGGGCGATCGTCCCTATCAGCAGGACCCAGTTCACGACCGGGACATAGATCTGCCCGATCTCCTCGGGGGAGGTGTGCTGGATGGTCATGCGGGGGGAGTAGCCGAGCTGGATCGCCTGACGGGTCAGCGAAAAGGCGCCCGAGATGACGGCCTGGGAGGCGATGACCGTCGCCGCCGTCGCGAGGAGGACCAGAGGGTAGAGAGCCCACCGCGGGGCCATGTGGAAGAAAAGGCTGGGAAGCACGTCGGGGCTCCGCATCAGCAGTGCCCCCTGCCCCAGGTAATTGAGCACGAGGGCCGGAAGCACGAGGCCGAACCAGCCCATCCGTATCAGCCGCTTCCCGAAGTGCCCCATGTCGGCGTAGAGGGCCTCGCCGCCGGTGACCACGAGGAAGATGGCGCCAATCACCCCGGTGCCCTCCAGGCCATGGGCCATGAGGAAACGAAAGGCGTAGCGCGGATCGATTGCCAGCAGAACCTGGGGCGACTTCATGATGGAGACGACGCCGAGGGCGCCGATGGTGAGGAACCAGATCGTGACCACGGGCCCGAAGAGGAACCCGATCCGCTCCGTGCCCCGGTGCTGGGGCAGGAACAGCGCCACCAGGATGGCCAGGGAGATGGGAATCACGTAGGGCTCGAACAGGGGCGTGGCCACGTGCAGGCCCTCGACGGCGCTCAGCACCGAGATGGCCGGGGTGATCATGCTGTCCCCGTAGAGGAGGGCGGCGCCGAACAGCCCGAGCGCGCTCAATGCATACCGGCGCCGGCCGGTGATCCCCTGCCTCTGTATCACGAGCGCCATCAGGGCCAGGATGCCTCCCTCCCCGTGGTTGTCGGCCCGGAGGACGAAGGCGAGATATTTGATTGAAATAACCAGGATGAGGGACCAGAAAATGAGGGACATCACCCCCAGAATGTTGGCCTGCGTCAGAGAGAGGCCATGCTCGCCGAGGAAGGACTCCCGCACGGCGTAGAGGGGACTCGTCCCGATGTCCCCGTACACCACCCCCAGCACGGCCAGCAGGTGCGGGGCGAGGCGCGAGAATCCCTCGTTGTGAGGCGCGCCGTTCGTCTTCGGAGGTCTCATAAGGGCTCTTATGTCGTCGTGGGCCACTCGCCCCGGAACCAGAGGCGAGCATCCCCGGCAACTCCGAAGGGGGGAGTCAGCCCGGCCGGATCCAGGTCAGCGCGACTCGCCTAAGGAAGATGAACATCAATGAGTTATGCACCAAAAGAAAATTAGACCGTATCTCGCCCAAAGCCGGGATGACAAAATATCCCGCCCCGCCGTCCTCTTGCGAGGGCGCAAGTGAAATGGGATCATTCCGCCGATTTGTCAAGCACGCGTAAAGTACCGGTGGAGGCGGCGATGATTTCCGTCCGGCGCCTGGCGGCCTTCGGCGTGGCCGCGGCGCTCTGGGTTCTTCCGGCTTCTCCGGCCCCGGCCGCCCAGGGGGAGGACATCCTCTCCTCCGAGCCCGGGCGCATGGCCTCCCGCCCCGGCGAGGACGCCCTGAGCACCCTGCCCCCGGCGGGGCCGGCCGGCCTCCCGCCGGCCGCGCCTTCCCTTTTGCCAGTGACCCCCAAGGCCCCTGCCGGGGCGGGCGTCGAGGTGCTGAACGGGAGCGGCTTCGGCGGCCAGGCCGCCTACTGGGCCGCCCGCCTGCGCGGGCAGGGCGTCGAGGTCGCCCGGGTGGCGGACGCGGACCGCCTGGATCATCCCCGGACGGTCATCTACTATGCGGAAGGGTCCGAGAAGGCCGCCCTCGAGATTCGCCGCCTCCTCGGGCGCAGGGGGAGGCTCCAGGCCGGGAAGCCGGCCGGACGGCACGCCGTCGTCGTGGTGCTGGGCCGCGACCTGCCCGTCGAGGCCCGGGAGGAAACGCCCGGCAAGGATTGAGGATGCCAGTTCTGAAATTTGGTGGCCTGACGCCATTGGCGCGATGAACCTGTAGGGGCGTACGGCCGTACGCCCCTACGAAAAACGCGTCACCGGCCCACATACAAAGGCCAACGCGACGGCTTCAGTAGGCTGTTATGAGGAAGCGGTGAATTTTCCCCCGCCGCGCCTGCCCCGAGCCATTCCCAGAGGACGCCCCGATGAAAGCCGATCTCCTGATCTCCAACGCCCGGATCGTCACGCCCGCTGGGACCTACCGGGGGCACCTCTACGTCGACGGCGGCCAGATCGCGGCCATCACCAAGGAAAAGGAGGCGGGGGCCCGGCGCGAGATCGACGCCGCCGGCCGCTATCTCATGCCTGGGATGGTGGACGAGCACGTCCACATGATGGACCCCGGCTTCACCGACCGGGAGGACTGGACCCAGGGCACCAAGTCCGCAGCCCGGGGGGGCATCACCACCGTCATCGACCACCACCGCAGCGAGCCCCTCGTCTACACCCGGAAGATCCTCGAGGAGAAGACCGAGTACATCCGCTCCCGCGCCGTGGTGGACTACGGCCAGCTCGGCGGCATCGACCTCGACAACCTCGAGCACCTGCGGCCCATGTGGGAGGGTGGCGCGCTCGGCTTCAAGGGCTTCATCTGCGAGCTCCACGGCGTGCCCGACCTCTCGGAGGGCGTGCTCCTCGACGTGATGCGCGAGGTCAAGAGCTTCGGCGGCGTGGTCATGCTCCATTGCGAGAGCGACTCCATCCTGAAGAAGGCCAAGGCCCGGATCGACGCCGAGGGCCGCACCGACTACATGTGCATCACCGAGTGGCGCAACCCCGAGGCGGAGACCGTGGCCACCCTGGACGCCATCTCCCTGGCCGAGCTGACGGGCTGCACGGTGCTCGTGGCCCATGTGAGCCAGCCCAAGCTGCTCCAGGCCATCCGGGACGCCCGGCGCCGGGGCGCGAACATCTACGCCGAGAGCTGCCCGCAGTACTTCTATCTCTCGACCGAGCACCTCAAGAAGTCGGGGCCCTTCGTGAAGTTCACCCCCGTCATCCGGGAGCCCGAGGTGGTGGAGGGCATGCGCGGCGCCCTCGGCCGGGGCATGGTGGACACCATCGGCACCGACCACTGCCCCTTCCCCCGCGCCAAGAAGGAGGCGGGCGTCAAGGACATCCACAAGGCCCCATTCGGCATCCCGGGCTGCGACACCACGGTACGGCTCATGCTGAACGCGGTGAGCGATGGCGTCCTGACCTTGAACCAACTCGTGCGCGTCTGCTGCGAGCAGCCCGCCCGGCTCTTCCGCCTGTATCCCCGCAAGGGCAGCATCCAGATCGGAGCGGACGCCGATCTCCTCCTCGTGGACATGGAGAAGGAGGAGGTCCTCCGCGACGAGGACATCGTCTCCAAGTGCAGATGGACGCCCTTCAACGGCTGGAAGGTGAAGGGCGCGCCCGTGATGACGCTGGTCCGCGGCCAGGTGGTAATGGAGGGCGGGAAGGTCATCGGCGAGGCCGGGTCAGGCCGCCCGGTCGAGCGCGTGGAAGCCTGAGACGGAGAACGGCAAACCCGCCGCCAATTGTGGCCGGGCGCGATGGAGAAGTTCAAGGAAATCCACGAGCGCTGGATCGACATCTGGAACGGGGACCTGGGGCTGATTGTGGAGGTGGTTTCGCCCCGCTTCGTGGGTCGCTGGCCGCCGGTGAGGCCCGATGTCCCCTACGACGTCGTCGGCCCGGCCCGCATGAGGCAGATGGTGGAGATGTCCCGGACGCTCATCCCGGACCTGCGGGTCTCGGTGGAGGCCGGGCCCATCGCCGAGGGCGCCGTCCTGGCGGCCCGCTGGGTGGGCCGGGGCCGCTACGCCGGGGGCATCCGGGGGGCGACGGCCCCGCCCGGCACCGAGGTGGCCTTCTGCGGGTGCGATTTCCTGCGCATCGAGTCGGACCGGATCGTGGAATACTGGGTCAGCTCGGACGGGCTTTCCCTTCTGGCCCAGGTGGGCGCCCTGCCCGGCCAGGAATAAAAATTCCCTCGAATTTTCCCTAAAGTCTCCCCCTCCGGCTGCCGATATAACGCATGGGTATCCTTGGCCCGACGCTGATCTTTTGCCTGATAACGATGAGGATTTCGCGATAGATTCCAGCCGCTTGAACGCCCCCTGGGGATATTTTACGTGAAGATCGCCCCCTATCTTGCGACGAGCATCCAGCGCAGCTACCTGCGTCAGCAGCGCATCGGGGAGCGCATCGCCGAGCTCAAGGGGGCGGACGAAGCGGCCGCTACGCCCCCCGCAGCCCAAGTCGACATCCCGGAGGCGCTCCTCAAGACCTCCCGGACGGGCCGCAAGGACCTCCAGCACGCCAGGGAGGAGCAGCTCGAGGAGCTGACCGGCCGCTTCGTGCAGCGCTTCCTGGAGACTTTCTCCCAGAAGCCCGGCGAGGCCCGGGGCGGGGAGGAGGGTCCGGGGCGCCCCTCCTTCGGGAGGATCCTGGAGAACCTGGATATCCACGTGTACGAGGAGACGGACGGCAAGGGCGGCCTCGTCGTCCAGCGGGAGAGCGGCCAAGTTCTCCTCCACCTGCCCCCCGAGACCCGGGAGGTGGCCACGGAGGAGCTCAAGAAGCTGGCCCGCGACATTCTGCAGGAGTTGATCTAAGCTGCACCGAGCCTGGACGCGCGCAGGGAGAGAAGCCGTGACGGACCTGGACCCCATCCGAAGGAAAATCAGCGGCGAGGCCTACACCGAGTCGCTCCGCAAGAAGGAAAAGGCCGAGCAGGCCCGGGGCGGGGGCCAGAAGGCCAGCGCCGGCGGGGCCGCCCAGGAGGGCGAGCGCGTCGAGGTCAGCGACAAGGCCCTGATGCTGAGCCGCATCCAGCGCGCCCTGGCCGAGATCGCCGACGTGCGCGCGGACCTCGTGGCCGAGATCCGGGCCCGCATCGAGCGCGACGAGTACCACGTCCAGGGCGAGGTCATCGCCGACAAGGTCATCCGCGACGCTCTCAAGGAGATGAAGTCCATCCGCCGGGGGTGATTGGAGAAACGTCCACTTTGACGGATGGGGTCATTTCTCCCTCTCCCGGAGGGAGAGGGGGGTCATGGCGTACGAGCTTTGCCCAATCTTTTACATTTCCCCGCCCTTTTGCTGAAGCGAACTCTTTCACCCTCCCTCGAAATCCGAGCGCCGCACCACGGCCGGCATGGGCCGCTCGTTGACGTGAAGCTGGAACACGTCCGGGCGCGCGTAGTGGCCCACCACGTCGAAGTCGTACTTCCCCCGCGGGATCTCGGCCAGATCGATCTCGGCCGTCAGGATGGCCGGCCCCTCGAAGTGGGGCCCCGCCAGCACCCGGCCGAGGGGCGACACGACGCAGCTCCCGCCCCGCATCAGCACGGTTTCGGGCGCGCAATCGGCGGGGTAGTCCGCCGGGCAGTCGGCGCGGGTGAGGTACTGGCAGGCCGAGAGGACGAAGCAGCGGCCCTCCAGGGCCACGTGGCGCATGGTGGAGAGCCAGGTGTCGCGGTCGTCGGCCGTGGGGGCGCAGTAGATTTGGACCCCCTTCGAATACATGGCCATGCGCAGGAGCGGCATGTAGTTCTCCCAGCAGATGACCGCCCCCAGGCGCCCGAGGGGGGTGTCCAGGGCGGCCAGGGTGGAGCCGTCCCCGAAGCCCCAGATGAGGCGCTCCATCGCCGTGGGCATGAGCTTACGGTGCTTGCCGAGGAGCGTCCCATCCGGCCCGTAGAAGAGGACCGTGCAGTAGAGGGTGCCCCCGTCGCGCTCCATGACCCCCACCACGAGATGCACCTTGTTCTCGCGGGCCGCCCGGCCGATGGCCGCCTCGTCCGGGCCGCCGAGCTCCAGGGCGCTCTCGAAGTAGCGCCGGAAGTCCTCCCTCCCCTCCGGGGTGCGCCGCCCGACCCGGGCTCCGAAGTCCAGCTCCTTGGGATAGCCCGAGACGAAGGCCTCCGGGAAGAGGACCAGGGAGGCTCCCTTGATGGCCGCCTCGGCGGTCAGCCGGCGGAGCTTCTCGATGGTGCGGGCGCGGTCGAAGACGGCCGCCCCGGCCTGGACCACGGCGGCGAGGAAGGTCTGGGCCATGCGGAGTTCTCCCCTTGGGAAGGATGGCCGGTGAGCCGGCAGCAGCTTATGGCGCATTGTAGGGCGCGGGGAGAGGCCCTCCAAGTGCGGGCGCGAAAAAAGCCGGCCTCCTGGGGGAGGCCGGCTTCTGCTTCCGCGAAAACGGGCGGGCGGCTCAGGTCACCGGGGCGTAGTACTGCTTGAACTCCTCCGGGATCTCCTCCTCGCGCACGTCCTTCATCGAGAGCCGGATGCGCCCGTTGCCCTCCACGTCGAGGCACTTGACCAGGACGCGATCGCCCTCCTTGAGGACTTCCGAAACCTGGCCGATGCGCCGCTTGGCGATGTTGCTGATGTGCACCAGGCCGTCCGTGCCCGGGAATATCTCCACGAAGGCGCCGAAGTCCATGAGCTTGCGGACCGTGCCGTAGTAGTACTTGCCCGGCTCGGCCTCCTGGGTGAGCTCGCGGATGATCTCGATGGCGCGGCGGGCGCTGGCCTCGTCGGCCGAGGCGACGAAGATGGTGCCGTCGTCCTCGATGTCGATCTGGGCGCCCGTCTCCTCGACGATCCCCCGGATGACCTTCCCGCCGGGTCCGATGACGTCCCGCACCTTGTCCTTGTTGATGTTGATGGTGAAGATGCGCGGCGCGTAGGGGGAGATCTCCGGCTTGGGGGCCGAGATGACGGCGTCCATCTGGTCCAGGATGAACAGCCGGGCCTCCTTCGCCTGCTGCAGGGCGTCGCGCACCAGGCTGAACTTGAGGCCCCTGATCTTGATGTCCATCTGGAGGGCGGTGATGCCCTCGCGGGTGCCGCCCACCTTGAAGTCCATGTCACCGAGATGATCCTCGATCCCCAGGATGTCGGTCAGGATGGCGGTGCGGCCCGTGCCCTCCTCGCTGATGAGGCCCATCGCCACGCCGGCCACGGCCGACTGGGTGGGCACGCCCGCCGCCATGAGGGAGAGGCTCGACCCGCAGATGGTGGCCATGGAGGAGCTGCCGTTGCTCTCGGTGATCTCCGAGACGATGCGGATGGTGTAGGGGAAGCTCTCGTGGTCGGGCAGGACGGCCTGCACCGCCCGCGCGGCCAGCGCCCCGTGGCCGACCTCGCGGCGGCCGGGGCCCCGGTTGGGTTTGGCCTCGCCCACGCTGTAGCCGGGGAAGTTGTAGTGGAGCAGGAAGTAGCGGTCGGACTTCCCGTCCAAGGTGTCGATGAGCTGGGCGTCGCTCCCGGTGCCCAGGGTGACGGTCACCAGCGCCTGCGTCTCGCCCCGGGTGAAGAGGACGCTCCCGTGGGGCCGGGCCAGGGGATTCATCCGGATGGTGATGGGCCGCACCGTCTTGAGGTCCCGCCCGTCCGCCCGCACGCCCTTGTCGAGGATGATGCCCCGGAAGACCTCCTTCTCGATCTTGGAGGCAATCTCGCCGACCGTCTTCTTATCCGGAGCCCCATCGCCCGTGCAAAGCGCCTCGACGGCGGCCTTCTTGGCCTCGCCGATGGCCTGGTACTGGGCCAGCTTCTCGTGGATCTGGGCCGCCTGCTGGAAGCGGGGGACGGCGATCTCGCGCACCCGGCGGACGAGGTCCTCATCGGTCTTGGGCTCTTCGATCGCGCGCTTGGGCTTGCCGACCTCCCGCCGGAGCTCCTCCTGGAGGGCGCAGAGCTGACGGATGACGGCGTGGCCCTTCTCGAACGCCTCCATGTAGGCGTCCTCGGAGACCTCGAAGCTCCCCGCCTCGACCATGACCAGGGCGTCGGCCGTGCCGGCCATGACGCAGTTCAGGTCGCTCTCCACCTGCTGGGGAATGGTCGGGTTGACGATGATCTCCCCGTTCACCCGCCCCACCCGCACGGCGCCGATGGGGCCGCCGAAGGGGATGTCCGAGATGTGGAGGGCGGCGGAGGTGCCGTTGATGGCCAGGATGTCCGCGTCGCAGGTGCGGTCGTAGGACATCACGAGGTCCTGGATCATCGTCTCGCAGCGGTAGCCCTTGGGGAAGAGCGGGCGGATGGGCCGGTCGATGAGCCGGCAGGTCAGGACCTCCCGCTCGCCGGGGCGGCCCTCCCGCCGGAAAAAGTTCCCCGGGATGATCCCGGCGGCGTAGAAGGCCTCGCGGTAGTCCACCGTGAGCGGGAAAAAGTCGATTCCCTCGCGGGGGCTGTCGGAGCCGCAGGCGGTGCAGATAACGGAGGTGTCCCCGTAGTGCATCATCACCGCGCCGCCGGCCTGCTTGGCGATCTCGCCCGTCTCGAAGGCGAGCGTATATCCGTTGATGGAGATCTCTTTTCTTATGGGTGGCATCAGGACTTCCCTCTGGAGGCGGGCGCGCCAGCTAGCGGCGGATGCCGAGGCGCTCGATGATGGCGCGGTAGCGGTTGATGTCCTTCTCCCGGAGGTAATCCAGGAGGCGCCGCCGCTGGCCCACGATCTTGAGGAGCCCCCTTCGGGAATGGTGGTCCTTCGTGTGGGTCTTGAAATGCTCGGTGAGGTAGGTGATTCGCTCGGTCAGGATGGCCACTTGGACCTCGGCCGAGCCGGTGTCTTTCTCGTGCGCTCTGTGCTGCCCGATGACTTCGGTCTTCCGCTCCTTGGCTAGAGGCATTTCCTTCGGTTCCTCCCACTTCTCTCTGTGGCTTGGGCCCTCCCAAGCCGTTCGCGAGCACCCGCTCAGGTTGGGCAAATCTTAGCCGAGATTGATCCCATTGTAAACAGGGGGGGTCCGGGGCGGGCGGAGCGAGAGGCAAACGCGATTCCGCCGTCTATTCGGCGAAAACCCGGTCGGGCGCCACCCAGCCCCGGGCCCGCTCCCGGGGCGGAAGCATCCGGCCCACGGCGAGGAGCTCCCCTCCCGGAGCCAGGAGACGCACCCGGCCTTCGGCCGGCGGGACCTCCCCCTCGGCCCAGTCGCGGGGCTTGAGCGCCGCCCCGTGGCGCACCCGCTCCCCGGCCTCGGGCCGCACCGTCAGGGCGGGCAGATGGCCGAGCGCCTGGGCGGGGCTCATGAGGGCCTCGGCCAGCTTCCCCTCCCCGGCCAGGCCGCGAATCTCCTCCAGGGTCCGGGCGGCCTCCAGCCGGAAAGGCCCGAGCGCCGTCCGGGTGAGGGCCGCGAGGCACCCTCCCGATCCTTGGCGGGCCCCCACGTCGTGGCACAGCACCCGGATGTAGGTGCCCCGGCTGCAGGTCACCTCGAAAGTGAGGAGCGGCCCT includes:
- a CDS encoding OsmC family protein; this encodes MANTTDTVMAKQERRVRAQWKGNCKVELKARSLAWMADEPKAAGGEDAGPTPREMALGALAACVTIVTHKVAEDLKFRYSDQSIEVRGTADPRGAKDADNGISPNFDHVQVKITLVTDEPEERVAELKRQHKGRCPISALFRESGCGLEEEWIVKRP
- a CDS encoding dienelactone hydrolase family protein, with product MNRAIIDLYDEFRHTPMPRREFMSRLTQLAGGAAAATSILPLLEGNAEAAKVAPDDPKLQAGEVSYPGPAGPVKAYQARPKGAGALPAVIVIHENRGLNDHIRDVARKAAVAGLHAIAPDLLSRKGGTPPVQEQAIAAIRDLAREDALADLRAGVAFLNKSPQVAGGKVGTVGFCWGGAMVNLLAANEPTLDAAVAFYGFPPDPAVVPKIQAPLFLIYAGNDKRVNERVPAYLDALKKAGKNFVSETYPNVEHAFHNDTGGARYNQKAADDAWAKTVAFLNKHLKG
- a CDS encoding TIGR04282 family arsenosugar biosynthesis glycosyltransferase, whose product is MTPRECLILFARPPRPGQVKTRLSPLLGPEGAAGLYEAFLLDAARLAREFRAARPGLGLVAEWALGEGEDASALPLSAWLPGPFRHRAQAGADLGARMASALERALMESAAAVLIGTDFPDLPARILADAFDALAAPSSKPVRAAIGPAGDGGYYLIGLSAPRREIFEGIAWGTEGVFDATVHKLLALEAEVSVLDRWEDVDSPAALEALRLRLAARPAEVARHTREWLGGEP
- a CDS encoding potassium transporter Kup: MRPPKTNGAPHNEGFSRLAPHLLAVLGVVYGDIGTSPLYAVRESFLGEHGLSLTQANILGVMSLIFWSLILVISIKYLAFVLRADNHGEGGILALMALVIQRQGITGRRRYALSALGLFGAALLYGDSMITPAISVLSAVEGLHVATPLFEPYVIPISLAILVALFLPQHRGTERIGFLFGPVVTIWFLTIGALGVVSIMKSPQVLLAIDPRYAFRFLMAHGLEGTGVIGAIFLVVTGGEALYADMGHFGKRLIRMGWFGLVLPALVLNYLGQGALLMRSPDVLPSLFFHMAPRWALYPLVLLATAATVIASQAVISGAFSLTRQAIQLGYSPRMTIQHTSPEEIGQIYVPVVNWVLLIGTIALVLAFRRSGNLANAYGVAVSTTMLVTTVLLYFVVREFWRWGALPALILIGAFLIVDMAFFGANIVKIASGGWFPLTVAAAVFAFMTTWARGRKYLSDKLREETQSVDEFLETIRKSPPVRVPGIAIYLTGNPRGIPATLQHNLAHNKVLHERVILLSVIVEEIPAVNWRERAQMEVVADGMYRIKLRYGFMQDPNVPTALLQIDFKDFKFREGTHSYFLGKETLLIGRQRASGMPRWRKELFMFMSRNSRSAALYFRIPSDRVVEFGVQLEI
- a CDS encoding LytR C-terminal domain-containing protein, with amino-acid sequence MISVRRLAAFGVAAALWVLPASPAPAAQGEDILSSEPGRMASRPGEDALSTLPPAGPAGLPPAAPSLLPVTPKAPAGAGVEVLNGSGFGGQAAYWAARLRGQGVEVARVADADRLDHPRTVIYYAEGSEKAALEIRRLLGRRGRLQAGKPAGRHAVVVVLGRDLPVEAREETPGKD
- a CDS encoding amidohydrolase family protein, with translation MKADLLISNARIVTPAGTYRGHLYVDGGQIAAITKEKEAGARREIDAAGRYLMPGMVDEHVHMMDPGFTDREDWTQGTKSAARGGITTVIDHHRSEPLVYTRKILEEKTEYIRSRAVVDYGQLGGIDLDNLEHLRPMWEGGALGFKGFICELHGVPDLSEGVLLDVMREVKSFGGVVMLHCESDSILKKAKARIDAEGRTDYMCITEWRNPEAETVATLDAISLAELTGCTVLVAHVSQPKLLQAIRDARRRGANIYAESCPQYFYLSTEHLKKSGPFVKFTPVIREPEVVEGMRGALGRGMVDTIGTDHCPFPRAKKEAGVKDIHKAPFGIPGCDTTVRLMLNAVSDGVLTLNQLVRVCCEQPARLFRLYPRKGSIQIGADADLLLVDMEKEEVLRDEDIVSKCRWTPFNGWKVKGAPVMTLVRGQVVMEGGKVIGEAGSGRPVERVEA
- a CDS encoding ester cyclase; translated protein: MEKFKEIHERWIDIWNGDLGLIVEVVSPRFVGRWPPVRPDVPYDVVGPARMRQMVEMSRTLIPDLRVSVEAGPIAEGAVLAARWVGRGRYAGGIRGATAPPGTEVAFCGCDFLRIESDRIVEYWVSSDGLSLLAQVGALPGQE
- the flgM gene encoding flagellar biosynthesis anti-sigma factor FlgM, translated to MTDLDPIRRKISGEAYTESLRKKEKAEQARGGGQKASAGGAAQEGERVEVSDKALMLSRIQRALAEIADVRADLVAEIRARIERDEYHVQGEVIADKVIRDALKEMKSIRRG
- a CDS encoding carbon-nitrogen hydrolase family protein — translated: MAQTFLAAVVQAGAAVFDRARTIEKLRRLTAEAAIKGASLVLFPEAFVSGYPKELDFGARVGRRTPEGREDFRRYFESALELGGPDEAAIGRAARENKVHLVVGVMERDGGTLYCTVLFYGPDGTLLGKHRKLMPTAMERLIWGFGDGSTLAALDTPLGRLGAVICWENYMPLLRMAMYSKGVQIYCAPTADDRDTWLSTMRHVALEGRCFVLSACQYLTRADCPADYPADCAPETVLMRGGSCVVSPLGRVLAGPHFEGPAILTAEIDLAEIPRGKYDFDVVGHYARPDVFQLHVNERPMPAVVRRSDFEGG